In Lotus japonicus ecotype B-129 chromosome 5, LjGifu_v1.2, one genomic interval encodes:
- the LOC130716906 gene encoding trihelix transcription factor DF1-like encodes MMQLGEQESVLDTSMPLPLPLPPQDGANGGEEKGREGSGGGELDEDGGDKIGSGGSRWPRQETLALLKIRSDMDAVFRDSSLKGPLWEEVSRKLAGLGYHRSAKKCKEKFENVYKYHKRTKESRSAKPEGKTYRFFDQLQALEKQFSLSYPPQPQLQPQPPTPQPSLPTRPSDGTTVSHVTTTVPSTNLPPTIISPPQPPTNAVTTTTNAATTTTITCPTVVANPRNTSQAATAAATTPTNNNNVPYSLPNMNLFSSSNSTSSSTASDEDLEEKYRKKRKWKDYFRRLTRQVLSKQEEMQKRFLEAIDKREREQIAQQEAWRAQEMARINREHDLLVQERSTAAAKNAAVIAFLQKLSGQQSPITQPAGANFLPQTPQPQSQPQQSQQLPQLHLQLQPQQQQPQPLVLPPPVSKPQPPQQPHQQQLVPHPLASNNNMEIQSMSNGHNNGTPLSSSRWPKAEVHALIKIRTSLEAKYQENGPKAPLWEEISAAMQRIGYNRNAKRCKEKWENINKYFKKVKESNKQRREDSKTCPYFHELEALYKEKSKTQNLFGASIHNMRTNEMMEPLMVQPEQQWRPPPQYEESVKKNDETKEREQEEEEEDYDEEEGEGDSMEEDGGGNRYEIVTNKLSSVDTVE; translated from the exons ATGATGCAGCTGGGAGAACAAGAATCAGTGTTGGACACCTCCATGCCGCTGCCGCTGCCGCTGCCACCACAGGATGGCGCTAACGGCGGTGaggagaaaggaagagaaggcagtggtggtggagagtTAGATGAAGATGGTGGTGACAAGATCGGTAGCGGTGGAAGCCGGTGGCCCCGGCAAGAGACGTTGGCTCTCTTGAAGATAAGGTCGGATATGGATGCTGTGTTTCGTGATTCAAGTCTTAAGGGTCCACTCTGGGAAGAAGTTTCAag GAAACTAGCAGGATTGGGTTATCACAGAAGCGCAAAGAAGTGCAAGGAGAAGTTTGAGAATGTGTACAAGTACCACAAAAGAACCAAAGAGAGTAGAAGTGCCAAACCAGAAGGAAAAACTTATAGATTCTTTGATCAGTTACAAGCcctagagaaacaattctcaCTCTCTTACCCTCCACAACCGCAACTGCAACCGCAACCACCAACTCCACAACCTAGTTTGCCAACAAGGCCTAGTGATGGTACAACAGTCTCTCATGTCACCACAACTGTTCCATCCACAAACCTTCCTCCTACAATAATTTCcccaccacaaccaccaacaAATGCTGTTACCACCACAACCAATGCTGCTACCACCACAACCATAACCTGTCCAACAGTAGTAGCCAACCCTAGAAACACATCACAAGCTGCCActgccgccgccaccactccCACCAACAACAATAATGTTCCATATTCTTTGCCCAATATGAACCTTTTCTCCTCATCCAACTCCACCTCTTCTTCTACAGCCTCCGATGAAGACCTGGAAGAGAAGTAcaggaagaagagaaaatggAAGGACTACTTCAGGAGGCTCACGAGGCAGGTCTTGTCCAAGCAAGAAGAAATGCAGAAGAGGTTCCTGGAAGCCATAGACAAGCGTGAGAGAGAACAAATCGCGCAGCAAGAAGCTTGGAGGGCGCAAGAAATGGCAAGGATCAATAGAGAACATGACCTTCTTGTTCAAGAAAGATCAACAGCGGCTGCAAAAAATGCAGCGGTCATTGCATTTTTGCAAAAGTTATCAGGTCAGCAGAGCCCGATAACACAGCCTGCAGGGGCCAACTTTCTCCCACAAACACCGCAGCCACAATCGCAACCGCAACAATCACAGCAACTGCCACAATTGCATCTGCAACTGCAACCACAACAGCAACAACCACAACCACTAGTGTTGCCGCCACCAGTATCAAAACCACAGCCACCACAACAACCTCACCAGCAACAGCTAGTTCCACATCCATTGGCTTCAAACAACAACATGGAAATCCAAAGCATGAGCAATGGTCATAACAATGGCACTCCACTAAGCTCTTCTAGGTGGCCAAAAGCTGAAGTTCATGCTCTCATCAAGATAAGGACAAGTCTTGAAGCCAAGTATCAAGAAAATGGACCAAAAGCTCCATTGTGGGAAGAGATATCAGCGGCGATGCAGAGGATTGGGTACAACAGGAATGCCAAGAGGTGCAAGGAGAAGTGGGAGAACATCAACAAGTACTTCAAGAAGGTCAAAGAAAGCAACAAGCAGAGGCGTGAAGATAGCAAGACATGTCCCTATTTTCACGAACTTGAAGCCCTCTACAAGGAAAAGAGCAAAACACAGAACCTATTTGGTGCTTCAATCCACAACATGAGGACCAATGAGATGATGGAGCCATTGATGGTGCAGCCGGAGCAGCAGTGGAGGCCTCCCCCTCAGTATGAAGAATCGGTTAAGAAGAATgatgaaacaaaagaaagagagcaggaagaagaagaggaagattatgatgaagaagaaggagaaggagataGCATGGAAGAAGATGGAGGAGGGAACCGTTATGAGATTGTGACAAATAAACTTTCTTCTGTGGACACCGTTGAATGA